Proteins co-encoded in one Arachis hypogaea cultivar Tifrunner chromosome 11, arahy.Tifrunner.gnm2.J5K5, whole genome shotgun sequence genomic window:
- the LOC114924693 gene encoding uncharacterized protein, whose product MTTNISECVNYVLKGTRNLPVTSLVKSTYGRLAELFVVCGQMAEAQLGTGHEFCQALVKAIEQNMRNSRCFTVTLYDRHQSEYTVAETTPTGNFSLGSYRVSLKEHTCDCGYFQALHYPCCHAIACCAHSRLNWASYVPEVYRMSEVFNVYKHGFVLPIPEGLWPPYASPTVIPNPNMRRARDGRLKATRFCGSMDQHAENHPKRCGLCRQPGHTRRNCDQR is encoded by the coding sequence ATGACAACCAACATTAGTGAATGTGTGAATTATGTCCTAAAGGGAACTCGCAACCTTCCGGTCACTTCATTGGTTAAGTCAACTTACGGGAGGCTTGCTGAGCTATTCGTGGTCTGCGGACAGATGGCGGAGGCACAACTGGGGACCGGGCATGAATTTTGTCAGGCGTTGGTGAAAGCAATAGAGCAAAACATGAGAAACTCCAGGTGCTTCACCGTCACGTTATACGACAGGCACCAGTCGGAGTATACGGTGGCTGAAACGACACCGACTGGAAACTTCTCGCTAGGTAGCTATCGAGTTTCTCTTAAGGAGCACACATGCGACTGTGGCTACTTTCAGGCTCTGCATTACCCATGTTGTCACGCCATTGCATGTTGCGCTCACTCGCGTTTGAATTGGGCGTCATATGTTCCTGAGGTGTATCGTATGAGTGAGGTGTTCAACGTGTACAAGCATGGGTTTGTTTTGCCTATCCCAGAAGGCCTCTGGCCCCCATATGCTAGTCCGACTGTCATTCCCAATCCTAACATGAGGCGTGCAAGAGATGGACGTTTGAAGGCAACCAGGTTCTGCGGTAGCATGGATCAGCATGCTGAAAACCACCCGAAGCGCTGTGGACTCTGCCGTCAGCCTGGTCACACGCGGAGGAACTGTGACCAACGATGA
- the LOC112722857 gene encoding uncharacterized protein — MDTKSPQPRTRTTTSDDCPPKSPEFEFWMVRNPSCPQPDILSADELFVDGVLLPLHLVSSKTQILNTDTQQTSTSSSQPDPPPPPEPSASITDSSPAAATLSSSKRWRDIFRKSSEKKNSENNNSAQENDNEKDKAKKKDRKGGASTASAAELNINIWPFSRSRSAGNAVTRPKLFPGAPVTRKTNSAPCSRSNSAGESKSRKWPSSPGRGGVHLGRSSPVWQVRRGGSTSKNTEPLFLNHEKWSKRETSTVGRRSKVSSSGGEGGKARVLNINVPTCIGYRTHLSCRSDVMNSAVGSNSTVRPSNGNGNGNSNGADGGNVGSKLFNLRSLFKKTLLTSH, encoded by the coding sequence atggACACCAAAAGCCCGCAACCTCGAACAAGAACAACAACCTCTGATGATTGCCCGCCAAAGTCGCCGGAGTTTGAGTTCTGGATGGTCCGAAACCCGTCTTGTCCCCAACCCGACATCCTGTCCGCCGATGAACTCTTTGTCGACGGCGTCCTCCTTCCTCTCCACCTTGTCTCTTCGAAAACCCAAATCCTTAACACCGACACGCAACAAACATCTACTTCCTCATCACAGCCGGACCCGCCTCCACCTCCTGAGCCATCTGCCTCCATAACCGACTCCTCACCCGCCGCAGCCACGCTCTCTTCTTCCAAGCGCTGGAGAGACATTTTCAGGAAGAGTAGTGAAAAGAAGAACTCGGAGAACAACAACAGTGCACAAGAGAACGATAATGAGAAAGACAAAGCCAAGAAGAAAGACAGGAAAGGCGGCGCCTCCACGGCTTCAGCGGCGGAGCTGAATATCAACATATGGCCATTCTCCAGAAGCAGGTCAGCGGGGAACGCAGTGACCCGGCCCAAGCTCTTTCCCGGAGCTCCGGTGACCCGCAAGACGAACAGCGCGCCTTGTTCTCGGAGCAATTCCGCCGGAGAATCCAAGTCCAGGAAGTGGCCCAGTAGCCCGGGTCGGGGCGGGGTCCATTTAGGGCGGAGCAGCCCCGTTTGGCAGGTCCGGCGTGGTGGCTCCACTTCCAAGAACACAGAACCACTGTTTCTCAACCACGAAAAGTGGTCCAAAAGAGAAACCTCCACGGTGGGTCGCCGGAGTAAAGTCTCGTCTTCCGGCGGGGAAGGTGGAAAAGCGAGAGTTTTGAACATAAATGTTCCGACATGCATTGGTTACCGAACCCATTTGAGCTGCAGAAGTGATGTGATGAACAGTGCCGTTGGTTCTAACAGTACTGTTCGTCCCAGTAACGGTAACGGTAACGGTAACAGTAACGGTGCTGACGGTGGTAATGTTGGTTCTAAGCTTTTCAATTTGCGCAGCCTCTTCAAGAAAACCCTTCTAACCTCTCACTAG